From a single Apium graveolens cultivar Ventura chromosome 2, ASM990537v1, whole genome shotgun sequence genomic region:
- the LOC141692979 gene encoding uncharacterized protein LOC141692979: protein MDGENDNNQNNNKNQNNNGNQGNNDEGGKVFDQLDEFLAVLVNQQPKPNIVSQFNRLNPPTFDGATDPAIVEMWIQEMEKAFGLLESNEQQKRKNETTTNLEENPEPYTWAKFKKALEDKYFPRTVHLQKERDFIRLQQGARTVIKYEVEFSKLAKYTSTLVEDESSCARRLEEGLRSDIRNSVASLELQT, encoded by the exons ATGGACGGGGAGAACGATAACAACCAGAACAACAACAAAAATCAGAACAATAATGGAAATCAGGGCAACAATGATGAAGGAGGAAAGGTCTTTGACCAGCTGGATGAATTTCTAGCTGTGCTTGTGAATCAGCAACCAAAGCCCAACATCGTCTCTCAGTTCAACCGTTTGAACCCGCCAACTTTTGATGGAGCTACAGACCCGGCTATCGTTGAGATGTGGATCcaagagatggaaaaagctttcGGACTTCTAGAAAGCAATGAGCAGCAGAAG AGGAAGAACGAGACAACAACAAATCTTGAAGAAAATCCTGAACCGTACACTTGGGCAAAGTTCAAGAAGGCTTTGGAGGACAAGTACTTTCCGAGAACAGTTCATCTACAGAAAGAGAGAGACTTCATTCGGCTCCAGCAAGGTGCAAGAACTGTCATTAAATACGAAGTAGAATTTTCAAAGCTCGCGAAGTACACGTCGACCTTAGTGGAAGATGAGAGCAGCTGTGCACGAAGATTGGAAGAGGGACTTCGAAGTGACATCAGGAATTCTGTGGCGTCACTTGAACTTCAGACATAG